One Epinephelus lanceolatus isolate andai-2023 chromosome 17, ASM4190304v1, whole genome shotgun sequence genomic window carries:
- the znf488 gene encoding zinc finger protein 488 has protein sequence MRHAPVRSLKGISGSGRGEGRQYRRRFSRISNSSSRNEKASSPRSTAPAATCCHTAPTSSSMSSGLTMDHTFLPRSIWTGDSKFLQHPADLYTSVVVTRSIPVGTCFGPCVLQNTFYDTIAFIAQKSCDKRAKSYVFRVDPEAMRNSALVMSWLRLVQAARNGEEQNTEAFLKAGQLYVRTIRDIRQEEELLVWYDQELSHLLGFTDMSRGSSEEFKCGRCNQVFKNEYPFLAHCRFLCTQVKTDTWSREVYEHKHVEIKRQHRVTDFHNIARDLEHKKSGSSEDAEVSPKRRKYEETLFPKVRKTVLLEKTNISNDDNITPLIKGYDQAAGDASSSAGKLKAGKIKPDHLGCKNDAFTHSRGMDAQSEAGESSGVHSSSSSSSSSAFSLVLSNSQGEQKSAFCKPSKRTSPVDPQAHLSSAPTAPSSRLEEMTDAFTSRTVMGYNNLMASNILSGDLQTVPSPVALNNAFHYAPEHWSRNIGVQLQTTSSLTILPPTFTSFGVSVQNWCAKCNLSFRMTSDLVFHMRSHHKKEFAAESHVRRRREEKLTCPICHEYFRERHHLSRHMTSHN, from the exons ATGCGCCACGCTCCAGTGCGCTCTCTGAAGGGGATAAGTGggagtgggagaggagagggacgACAGTACAGACGAAGATTCAGTCGGATAAGTAACTCGTCATCAAGGAACGAGAAGGCATCGTCACCGAGGTCCACTGCACCTGCTGCAACTTGCTGCCACACGGCACCAACATCCTCCTCCATGTCCAGCGG TTTAACGATGGATCACACTTTTCTGCCTCGGTCAATCTGGACCGGTGACAGTAAATTCCTCCAGCATCCAGCGGATCTCTACACCAGTGTGGTCGTTACGCGCAGCATCCCTGTAGGCACGTGCTTTGGTCCGTGTGTGCTCCAAAACACTTTCTACGACACTATCGCCTTCATAGCGCAAAAATCCTGCGACAAGAGAGCCAAGTCCTATGTGTTCAGG GTGGACCCCGAGGCCATGCGTAATTCTGCGCTGGTGATGTCCTGGCTGCGGCTCGTGCAGGCTGCGCGCAACGGAGAGGAGCAGAACACAGAGGCCTTTCTGAAGGCGGGTCAGCTGTATGTGCGGACCATCCGGGACATACGGCAGGAGGAAGAGCTGCTGGTGTGGTACGACCAGGAGCTGTCTCACCTACTGGGCTTCACAGACATGAGCAGAGGATCAAGTGAAG AGTTCAAATGTGGAAGATGTAACCAGGTCTTCAAGAACGAATATCCTTTCCTGGCTCACTGTCGATTCCTGTGTACCCAAGTAAAGACTGACACCTGGAGCCGCGAGGTTTACGAGCACAAGCATGTGGAAATTAAGAGGCAACACCGAGTGACAGACTTCCACAACATCGCCAGAGATTTGGAGCACAAAAAATCTGGCAGCAGCGAGGACGCGGAGGTTTCCCCCAAGAGAAGGAAATACGAGGAAACTCTTTTCCCCAAAGTGCGGAAAACAGTCCTGTTGGAAAAAACGAATATTTCAAATGATGACAATATCACACCGCTGATTAAGGGCTACGACCAGGCAGCAGGAGATGCGTCCTCCTCTGCGGGGAAACTGAAAGCTGGTAAGATCAAACCGGATCATTTGGGATGTAAGAATGACGCTTTTACGCACAGCAGAGGGATGGACGCACAGTCGGAGGCAGGTGAGAGTTCTGGTGTGCactcaagcagcagcagcagcagcagcagtgcgtTTTCTCTGGTCCTGTCCAACAGTCAGGGCGAGCAGAAAAGCGCTTTCTGCAAACCGAGTAAAAGAACTTCCCCTGTTGACCCCCAGGCGCATCTCAGCAGCGCTCCAACAGCCCCCTCTAGCCGCCTAGAGGAGATGACTGATGCCTTCACCTCCAGGACTGTTATGGGATACAACAATCTAATGGCATCCAACATCCTGAGCGGTGACTTACAGACTGTGCCCTCCCCGGTTGCACTGAACAATGCTTTCCATTACGCACCGGAGCACTGGTCCAGGAACATTGGCGTCCAGCTGCAGACCACATCTTCTCTCACGATCCttccaccgactttcacctcaTTCGGCGTGTCGGTGCAGAACTGGTGCGCCAAATGCAACCTGTCCTTCCGCATGACCTCCGACCTCGTCTTCCACATGCGCTCTCACCACAAGAAGGAGTTCGCTGCGGAGTCCCAcgtgaggaggagaagggaggagaaACTCACCTGTCCGATCTGCCATGAATACTTCCGGGAGCGGCACCACCTGTCCAGACACATGACCTCTCATAACTAA